The following proteins are encoded in a genomic region of Bufo bufo chromosome 11, aBufBuf1.1, whole genome shotgun sequence:
- the LOC120981572 gene encoding angiopoietin-related protein 5-like translates to MISMKLFRCLLLLSLYFYQTKSQAQSQVVQGYDCSDIWQRNNLTTSGIYLIKPEEAEFSFPVYCEMSKNGGWTLIQKHNGEDGLSFERMWTEYENGFGDLQGEHWLGLKYIYALTNQKDRTSKLHISVGDFDGYEAYARYDSFSIGNASSYYKLSAGNYSGTAGDAFLGDESNTTNQYGSTFSAVDLATDNCHPFCMLGDIIYLSCSKQFRAGWWFNSCGSANLNGVWRSPPRYRYWASSVSWPTWRPRESLKFSKMYVI, encoded by the exons ATGATATCCATGAAACTTTTCAGATGTCTCTTATTGTTGAGTCTCTATTTCTATCAAACTAAATCACAG GCTCAATCTCAAGTGGTTCAAG GCTATGACTGCTCGGATATATGGCAAAGGAATAATCTTACTACCAGTGGAATATACCTGATAAAGCCAGAGGAAGCTGAATTCTCTTTCCCG GTATATTGTGAAATGTCTAAAAATGGTGGCTGGACTCTAATCCAAAAACACAATGGAGAAGATGGATTAAGCTTTGAGAGAATGTGGACAGAGTATGAAAATGGATTTGGCGATCTCCAAG GTGAACACTGGCTTGGCCTTAAGTACATTTACGCCCTAACCAACCAGAAGGATAGAACTTCCAAACTGCACATCAGCGTCGGGGACTTTGATGGCTATGAAGCCTATGCAAGATATGATTCCTTTAGCATAGGCAATGCAAGCAGTTACTACAAATTGTCTGCAGGGAATTACTCGGGTACAGCTG GAGATGCCTTCCTTGGAGATGAAAGTAACACCACTAATCAGTATGGTAGCACATTCAGCGCTGTAGATCTTGCCACTGACAATTGTCACCCATTTTGTATGCTTGGGGACATCATTTACCTTAGCTGTAGTAAACAATTCCGTGCTGGCTGGTGGTTTAACTCCTGTGGATCTGCAAATCTGAATGGCGTTTGGCGCTCACCACCAAGATATAGATACTGGGCCTCATCAGTGTCGTGGCCAACATGGAGACCCAGAGAGTCCCTGAAATTCAGTAAAATGTATGTGATCTAA
- the LOC120981571 gene encoding angiopoietin-related protein 5-like codes for MAIKVSDADVQFGRSSYLVCQGVNVLEAKPVFTLINKKSQVHEGRKLENLAQSQVVQGYDCSDIWQRNNLTTSGIYLIKPEEAEFSFPVYCEMSKNGGWTLIQKHNGEDGLSFERMWTEYENGFGDLQGEHWLGLKYIYALTNQKDRTSKLHISVGDFDGYEAYARYDSFSIGNASSYYKLSAGNYSGTAGDAFLGDESNTTNQYGSTFSAVDLATDNCHPFCMLGDIIYLSCSKQFSAGWWFNACGSANLNGVWRSPPRYRYWASSVSWPTWRPRESLKFSKMYVI; via the exons ATGGCCATCAAAGTCTCTGATGCTGATGTGCAGTTTGGAAGGTCTTCCTATCTGGTTTGTCAGGGTGTAAATGTACTTGAGGCCAAGCCAGTGTTCACCTTAATCAACAAAAAGAGTCAAGTACATGaggggaggaaactggagaactTG GCTCAATCTCAAGTGGTTCAAG GCTATGACTGCTCGGATATATGGCAAAGGAATAATCTTACTACCAGTGGAATATACCTAATAAAGCCAGAGGAAGCTGAATTCTCTTTCCCG GTATATTGTGAAATGTCTAAAAATGGTGGCTGGACTCTAATCCAAAAACACAATGGAGAAGATGGATTAAGCTTTGAGAGAATGTGGACAGAGTATGAAAATGGATTTGGCGATCTCCAAG GTGAACACTGGCTTGGCCTTAAGTACATTTACGCCCTAACCAACCAGAAGGATAGAACTTCCAAACTGCACATCAGCGTCGGGGACTTTGATGGCTATGAAGCCTATGCAAGATATGATTCCTTTAGCATAGGCAATGCAAGCAGTTACTACAAATTGTCTGCAGGAAATTACTCGGGTACAGCTG GAGATGCCTTCCTTGGAGATGAAAGTAACACCACTAATCAGTATGGTAGCACATTCAGCGCTGTAGATCTTGCCACTGACAATTGTCACCCATTTTGTATGCTTGGGGACATCATTTACCTCAGCTGTAGTAAACAATTCAGTGCCGGCTGGTGGTTTAACGCCTGTGGATCTGCAAATTTGAATGGCGTTTGGCGCTCACCACCAAGATATAGATACTGGGCCTCATCAGTGTCGTGGCCAACATGGAGACCCAGAGAGTCCCTGAAATTCAGTAAAATGTATGTGATCTAA